In Amycolatopsis sp. EV170708-02-1, the following are encoded in one genomic region:
- a CDS encoding HEPN domain-containing protein, translated as MTRINNLDELDILVDLAFRVAVDVLQKSAELDRSGHEFKTISLPAFVDDRVDYRTVKSGASVERALDLDGAFTNDNRWGTKYQYSELDGFEALINYVIDHDDLKRFHSLAGGRDEFMEHVLRVNVGKLPVIAAEKHVFENGWELNTEALREHVLKLAAWWVLDEVPIRLVVPILNISFESDRIELDEKTFIERMDDGLQLARASGNPRVSAYKELIPMATHAIVLEGWTLPNPTALTWLWTPEDSPIEAPVLDRFFQVLSTFAEEPTGYVQVLYRPVGWSHEFTGPLPEVLPGPFLPHYSTALKAATEPTKTLSGSEIELLREGFTSLGQQENIVSVAAQRLLDAERRPSDVDRLLDLCIGIEALVAGNPGDATYKVAIRIAAVLAELGISNSAEVIEASKSLYSLRSAIVHGRKRPAKAVNVTLHGRQVDTIEAARYFLRNLLRARLQWPELTTDDIDSRIIAGALALWGQAVESTRDQGVETEQVSSSDNTNGPSDS; from the coding sequence TTGACAAGAATTAACAATCTGGATGAACTTGACATACTGGTCGACCTGGCGTTCAGGGTGGCAGTGGATGTGCTGCAAAAGTCGGCTGAGCTAGACAGGTCTGGCCACGAATTTAAAACAATCTCACTGCCTGCGTTTGTTGATGATCGCGTCGATTATCGCACCGTGAAGTCGGGCGCCAGCGTGGAGCGCGCACTAGACCTCGACGGCGCTTTCACAAACGATAACAGGTGGGGCACGAAATACCAGTACTCGGAGCTTGATGGATTCGAAGCCCTTATAAATTATGTAATTGACCATGATGACCTCAAGCGATTTCATTCCCTCGCTGGCGGCAGGGACGAGTTCATGGAACACGTCCTACGTGTTAACGTAGGAAAGCTTCCTGTTATTGCAGCCGAGAAGCATGTCTTTGAGAACGGCTGGGAACTGAACACCGAGGCGCTTCGAGAGCATGTTCTCAAGTTAGCGGCCTGGTGGGTTCTTGATGAGGTTCCGATAAGGCTAGTGGTACCAATTCTCAATATTTCATTCGAATCCGATCGAATCGAATTAGACGAGAAAACATTTATTGAGCGAATGGATGACGGGCTTCAGCTTGCGCGCGCATCTGGAAACCCTCGCGTGAGCGCCTATAAGGAGCTAATTCCCATGGCCACACATGCGATAGTGCTGGAAGGATGGACCCTCCCGAACCCAACTGCGTTAACTTGGCTATGGACTCCGGAGGATAGTCCAATCGAGGCCCCTGTTCTAGATAGATTCTTTCAGGTCTTATCAACATTTGCCGAAGAGCCAACCGGATATGTGCAGGTCCTATATCGCCCTGTAGGATGGAGTCATGAGTTTACGGGCCCACTTCCCGAGGTGCTCCCAGGTCCATTCTTGCCGCATTATTCAACCGCTTTAAAGGCCGCAACCGAGCCCACAAAGACTCTAAGCGGATCAGAGATTGAGCTATTGCGAGAAGGCTTTACCTCCCTGGGACAGCAGGAGAATATTGTTTCGGTAGCGGCACAGCGCTTACTGGACGCGGAGCGGCGTCCGAGTGACGTTGACAGACTTCTGGACCTCTGCATTGGAATTGAAGCTTTAGTTGCGGGCAATCCAGGTGACGCCACATACAAGGTGGCCATACGTATAGCAGCAGTCCTCGCTGAACTTGGAATAAGCAATTCCGCCGAAGTGATCGAGGCGTCCAAGTCTCTATATTCCCTGCGATCTGCCATTGTTCACGGTCGCAAGAGGCCCGCTAAGGCTGTGAATGTAACCCTGCACGGCCGTCAAGTAGATACTATCGAAGCGGCCAGGTACTTTCTTCGGAATCTTCTCCGTGCCAGATTGCAGTGGCCAGAGCTCACAACGGATGATATCGATTCAAGAATAATTGCTGGCGCACTGGCATTGTGGGGGCAGGCGGTTGAATCGACTCGCGACCAGGGTGTCGAAACCGAGCAAGTTAGTTCCAGTGATAACACCAATGGGCCAAGTGACTCCTAG